In Aspergillus flavus chromosome 3, complete sequence, one genomic interval encodes:
- a CDS encoding ribosomal protein S5 domain 2-type protein, with product MAAQRQASSASQTPHISPAELSYLYTSLALPGSPIRPDGRSATQFRPLTAETDILPGTNGSARVGFADGTQAIVGVKAEVEKTVVSADALKLPQQTQEEYVGNNDGEANQGSSSGHGSWVQMSIEIPGFRDDDALPVFLSEMMREPLVESVSSEGSGNGEMTGGLKGRLVINKRWHWRLYIDVLLLSQPQSYPLPLLSLTTHLALLSTKLPKLKSKGEEDPFFDDDWDAAEYLYPRSTSTASATPSQQVRPPVTLLVVSVGENIIFDPDREEIAVADTVLAVSITRDSDSDSLKLVSIRTIDPPSRLTQPGVPNSENVTTLGSTAAAEEAAILNPSTGEEEVPGVWRPRRGGVKRSTVARIVKLVLEKGGVGEEVLEGLEGVQVG from the exons ATGGCGGCCCAAAGGCAGGCCTCGTCCGCCTCCCAAACCCCACATATCTCGCCTGCAGAGCTTTCTTATCTCTACACATCTCTTGCTCTTCCAGGTAGCCCAATTCGACCAGATGGACGATCGGCGACACAATTTCGGCCTTTGACAGCAGAGACCGATATCCTCCCCGGCACTAACGGTAGCGCGCGTGTCGGTTTTGCGGACGGCACCCAAGCAATCGTCGGAGTGAAGGCAGAAGTAGAAAAGACAGTGGTCTCGGCAGATGCGCTCAAACTGCCGCAACAGACTCAGGAAGAATACGTAGGGAATAATGACGGCGAGGCAAATCAAGGGTCAAGCTCTGGACATGGGTCATGGGTGCAAATGTCGATCGAGATCCCAGGGTTTCGGGATGACGATGCTTTGCCGGTTTTCTTGTCCGAGATGATGCGAGAGCCTCTGGTTGAGTCTGTATCAAGCGAGGGCTCTGGGAACGGCGAGATGACTGGTGGACTCAAGGGAAGGCTGGTAATCAACAAACGGTGGCACTGGCGATTGTATATCGAT gtccttcttctctctcaaCCTCAGTCCTACCCGCTTCCGCTACTCTCGTTAACGACTCATCTGGCGCTCCTGTCGACGAAGCTTCCGAAATTGAAGTCCaaaggggaggaagatcCGTTCTTCGACGATGATTGGGATGCTGCAGAATACCTATATCCACGCTCTACCTCCACAGCATCCGCTACTCCTTCCCAACAAGTTCGCCCCCCAGTAACGTTACTCGTCGTCTCTGTAGGCGAGAACATTATCTTCGATCCTGATAGAGAGGAgattgctgttgctgataCGGTTCTGGCCGTCTCTATCACTCGGGATAGCGATTCCGATAGCCTGAAGCTCGTTTCCATCCGCACGATCGATCCTCCTTCCAGGTTGACGCAACCTGGTGTACCTAACTCGGAAAATGTGACTACGTTAGGTTCCACGGCTgctgccgaagaagcagccaTTTTGAATCCATCCACgggcgaagaagaggttCCGGGAGTTTGGAGGCCCCGTCGTGGAGGTGTAAAGAGAAGCACGGTTGCTCGCATCGTTAAACTCGTGCTCGAGAagggtggtgttggtgaGGAGGTTCTCGAGGGTCTAGAGGGTGTTCAAGTTGGGTGA
- a CDS encoding cytochrome c: MREAELEAAEKAKQTANILIPLGDSAKGAKLFQTRCAQCHTVEKDGANKVGPKLHGLFGRQTGSVDGYAYTDANKQAGVTWDENTLYSYLENPKKYIPGTKMAFGGLKKAKERNDLITYVYWLYLTVETAFPLTVHAPPVTSRRALLKCSILRE; this comes from the exons ATGCGCGAGGCCGAACTGGAGGCCGCAGAGAAAGCGAAGCAGACGGCTAACATCCTTATTCCTCTAGGTGACTCTGCCAAGGGTGCCAAGCTCTTCCAG ACTCGCTGCGCTCAGTGCCACACTGTCGAGAAGGACGGTGCCAACAAGGTCGGCCCCAAGCTCCACGGTCTCTTTGGCCGTCAGACCGGTTCCGTTGATGGCTATGCCTACACCGATGCCAACAAGCAGGCCGGTGTCACTTGGGATGAGAACACTCTG TACTCCTACCTCGAGAACCCCAAGAAGTACATCCCCGGTACCAAGATGGCCTTCGGTGGTCTCAAGAAGGCTAAGGAGAGGAACGACCTCATCACGTATGTTTACTGGTTATACCTAACTGTTGAAACAGCCTTTCCGCTAACTGTTCATGCTCCACCAGTTACCTCAAGGAGAGCACTGCTTAAATGCTCCATTTTACGTGAATAA